Proteins encoded within one genomic window of Streptomyces profundus:
- a CDS encoding alpha/beta fold hydrolase, with protein MRDWELPETYESASGRVRWQRLGAPTAPAVVLLHGTPFSSYVWRGVARALATDHQVFVWDMPGYGASAKFDGQDVSLAAQGRVFAELLQHWELREPLVVAHDFGGAVALRAHLLHGARYRRLALVDPVALAPWGSPFFRLVRENASVFERLPPHLHRALVREYIGTASSPGLHPAVLERLVEPWLGDLGQPAFYRQIAQAEQRFTDEIQGRYGSVEPPVLICWGEDDTWIPPARAHELAANIPTATLTTLPGAGHLVQEDAPAELTAALRTFLTTAAEGGSRQSR; from the coding sequence ATGCGCGACTGGGAACTGCCCGAAACCTACGAGAGCGCCTCGGGGCGGGTGCGCTGGCAACGGCTCGGCGCCCCCACCGCGCCAGCGGTGGTCCTGCTCCACGGCACCCCGTTCTCCTCCTATGTCTGGCGCGGCGTGGCCCGCGCCCTCGCCACCGACCACCAGGTGTTCGTCTGGGACATGCCCGGCTACGGCGCCTCGGCGAAGTTCGACGGCCAGGACGTCTCGCTCGCCGCCCAGGGCCGGGTCTTCGCCGAACTCCTCCAGCACTGGGAACTGCGCGAACCCCTCGTCGTCGCACATGACTTCGGCGGGGCCGTCGCCCTGCGCGCCCACCTCCTGCACGGTGCGCGCTACCGACGACTCGCCCTGGTCGACCCCGTCGCCCTGGCGCCCTGGGGCTCGCCGTTCTTCCGACTGGTCCGCGAGAACGCCTCGGTCTTCGAGCGACTGCCGCCGCACCTGCACCGCGCGCTGGTACGCGAGTACATCGGCACCGCCAGCAGCCCGGGGCTCCACCCGGCCGTCCTCGAACGGCTCGTCGAACCCTGGCTCGGCGACCTGGGCCAACCGGCCTTCTACCGCCAGATCGCCCAGGCCGAACAGCGGTTCACCGACGAGATCCAGGGCCGCTACGGCTCCGTCGAGCCGCCCGTCCTGATCTGCTGGGGCGAGGACGACACCTGGATTCCGCCGGCCAGGGCCCACGAACTGGCGGCCAACATCCCCACCGCCACCCTGACCACGCTCCCCGGCGCCGGCCATCTGGTCCAGGAGGACGCCCCAGCCGAACTCACCGCCGCGCTCCGGACGTTCCTCACCACCGCCGCCGAGGGCGGCAGCCGCCAGAGCCGCTGA
- a CDS encoding GntR family transcriptional regulator, with the protein MSDLPDPSALEVLRRYAVGRPQRGRTTEAVSEALREAILDGALAPSTWLREDEVAAVLEVSRTPVREALRRVADEGLAVKVAHHGTVVAPMKLEDILALYVVRENLEGMATRLATIRQQPGLTADLESLQEEMTSLVNQSEQVDPDAAKRIAALNLKFHGRIRESCGNLYLDRFLFQVEQAVRRLQPTSFSAPGRAQRALDEHIAIIKAIKVGDPAEAERCAKDHMRNAREVRLSMLLG; encoded by the coding sequence ATGAGCGACCTGCCCGACCCGTCCGCACTGGAGGTGCTTCGGAGATACGCGGTCGGCCGCCCCCAGCGGGGACGCACCACCGAAGCCGTCTCGGAAGCGCTGCGCGAGGCCATTCTCGACGGCGCGCTGGCACCGTCGACATGGCTGCGGGAGGACGAGGTCGCCGCGGTCCTTGAGGTCAGCAGGACGCCCGTGCGTGAGGCGCTGCGCCGCGTGGCCGACGAGGGGTTGGCGGTCAAGGTCGCCCATCACGGCACGGTCGTCGCGCCGATGAAGCTGGAGGACATCCTGGCCCTCTATGTGGTCAGGGAGAACCTGGAGGGAATGGCCACGCGTCTGGCGACCATTCGGCAACAGCCGGGGCTGACGGCCGATCTGGAATCGCTTCAGGAGGAGATGACCTCTCTGGTGAACCAGTCGGAACAGGTCGATCCGGACGCCGCGAAGAGAATCGCCGCGCTGAACCTGAAGTTCCACGGACGCATCAGGGAATCGTGCGGGAATCTCTATCTCGACCGTTTCCTCTTCCAGGTGGAGCAGGCCGTCCGTCGTCTCCAGCCCACCAGCTTCTCGGCGCCCGGCCGCGCGCAGCGGGCCCTCGACGAGCACATCGCCATCATCAAGGCGATCAAGGTCGGCGATCCCGCGGAAGCGGAGAGGTGCGCCAAGGACCATATGCGCAACGCGCGCGAGGTCAGGCTGTCGATGCTCCTCGGCTGA
- the tcuA gene encoding FAD-dependent tricarballylate dehydrogenase TcuA gives MKESTGHSGPDAEVDVIVVGAGNAGLCAAHAAREKGASVVVLEKAAAETAGGNTYYTAGAFRVPHGGRDDLLPLVDEESRARAPRTVLPPYTTDEFHRDLARLTDGRNDPELSAALVEGSKDILAWLARHGIRWQLLYDRQTYLRDGQWVFFGGLNVGTVDGGKGLIAQHTGAATASGVAIEYEARVVDLLREGEAVTGVVYTDAEGAERRLRARSVVLAAGGFQASVERRVRYLGEKWSHALLRGNPASTGEILDLALAAGAAPYGDWSTCHSVQWDAGAASEGGERELTNQLTRQSYPVGIVVNAEGRRFIDEGADFRNYTYAKYGREVLEQPGHIAFQIFDSKSRPLLRTLEYDSSPITEFVADSLEELATAMGIDPKGLREETERFNEAIDTSRPFDPSVKDERRADVIPPKSHWALELNSPPFYGYPVRCGITFTFGGLRIDPDSARVLTEEAAVIPGLFAAGELVGGVFWGNYPGGSGLTLGSVFGRRAGYAAAGS, from the coding sequence ATGAAGGAGTCAACGGGCCACAGCGGGCCCGATGCCGAGGTGGACGTGATCGTTGTCGGGGCGGGGAACGCCGGCCTCTGCGCCGCGCACGCCGCGCGGGAGAAGGGCGCGAGCGTCGTCGTCCTGGAGAAGGCCGCCGCCGAGACGGCCGGCGGCAACACCTACTACACAGCGGGCGCCTTCCGGGTGCCGCACGGCGGACGCGACGACCTCCTCCCCCTGGTGGACGAGGAGAGCCGCGCGCGGGCGCCCCGCACCGTGCTGCCGCCCTACACGACCGACGAGTTCCACCGCGACCTCGCCCGTCTCACCGACGGCCGCAACGATCCCGAGCTCAGCGCGGCGCTGGTCGAGGGGAGCAAGGACATCCTCGCCTGGCTCGCCAGGCACGGAATCCGCTGGCAGCTGCTGTACGACCGGCAGACCTATCTCCGCGACGGCCAGTGGGTCTTCTTCGGCGGGCTCAACGTCGGCACGGTGGACGGCGGCAAGGGCCTGATCGCCCAACACACCGGCGCCGCCACCGCGTCGGGCGTCGCCATCGAGTACGAGGCGAGGGTCGTCGACCTGCTGCGCGAGGGCGAAGCCGTCACGGGCGTGGTGTACACCGACGCCGAAGGAGCCGAACGGCGGCTGCGGGCGCGCTCGGTGGTCCTCGCCGCCGGCGGCTTCCAGGCCAGCGTGGAGCGCCGCGTCCGCTATCTCGGGGAGAAGTGGTCCCACGCGCTGCTGCGCGGCAACCCCGCGAGCACCGGCGAGATCCTGGACCTCGCCCTGGCGGCGGGCGCCGCCCCCTACGGCGACTGGTCCACCTGCCACAGCGTGCAGTGGGACGCGGGCGCCGCCTCGGAGGGCGGCGAGCGGGAGCTGACCAACCAGCTCACCCGGCAGAGCTATCCGGTCGGCATCGTGGTGAACGCCGAGGGCCGTCGGTTCATCGACGAGGGCGCCGACTTCCGCAACTACACCTACGCCAAGTACGGGCGCGAGGTGCTGGAACAGCCGGGGCATATCGCCTTCCAGATATTCGACTCCAAGAGCCGACCGCTGCTGCGCACCCTGGAGTACGACAGCAGCCCCATCACGGAGTTCGTCGCCGACAGCCTGGAGGAACTCGCGACGGCGATGGGTATCGACCCGAAGGGGCTGCGCGAGGAGACGGAACGCTTCAACGAGGCGATCGACACCTCACGCCCGTTCGACCCGTCGGTCAAGGACGAACGCAGGGCAGACGTCATTCCGCCAAAATCACATTGGGCTCTCGAACTGAACAGCCCGCCGTTCTACGGTTATCCCGTACGCTGCGGAATCACCTTCACCTTCGGCGGTCTGCGGATCGATCCCGACTCGGCGCGGGTGCTCACCGAGGAGGCCGCGGTGATCCCCGGTCTCTTCGCCGCGGGAGAGCTGGTGGGCGGGGTGTTCTGGGGCAACTATCCGGGTGGCTCGGGGCTGACCCTCGGTTCCGTCTTCGGCCGCCGCGCGGGTTACGCTGCCGCCGGGTCGTAG
- a CDS encoding Ldh family oxidoreductase: MAPTHDGEAVYARRTDAEDFATRLLLAHSLPEEDARTVARCLIEADLRGVDTHGLVRLPGYLRRVRAGLVNPRPELAPRRVVPSAASLDGQNGFGFVVATRAMAEAVSLAEATGIGVVSVHRSTHFGMAATYVLQAVEADMVSLVFTNASPAMPPWGGREALLGTSPLAAGAPGGERGPVVLDMSPAVVARGKIRRAARRGEEIPLGYALDADGVGTTDPLRALEGVVLPVGGPKGSGLSLLMDIFGGVLSGAAFAGDVGDQYKDFDRPQNVGHLFLALRPQLFLPLAEYRKRMDLLADRVRSTPRAEGVDAITLPGEVEAGRAAHRARHGIPYAPGDLAPLRAEAEEAGVDWLPTGGAPLSR; encoded by the coding sequence ATGGCGCCCACCCACGACGGCGAAGCCGTCTACGCGCGGCGGACGGACGCCGAGGACTTCGCCACCCGGCTCCTGCTCGCCCACTCCCTGCCGGAGGAGGACGCGCGAACGGTCGCCCGCTGCCTGATCGAGGCCGACCTGCGGGGAGTCGACACCCACGGCCTCGTCCGGCTGCCCGGCTACCTGCGGCGGGTGCGCGCCGGGCTGGTGAACCCGCGCCCGGAGCTGGCCCCGCGCCGCGTCGTTCCCTCGGCCGCCTCGCTGGACGGCCAGAACGGGTTCGGATTCGTCGTCGCCACCCGGGCGATGGCCGAGGCCGTGAGCCTCGCCGAGGCGACCGGGATCGGCGTCGTCTCCGTCCACCGCAGCACCCACTTCGGCATGGCGGCGACCTATGTGCTGCAAGCCGTCGAGGCCGACATGGTCTCCCTGGTCTTCACCAACGCGTCGCCGGCGATGCCGCCCTGGGGCGGCCGGGAGGCGCTGCTCGGCACCAGCCCGCTGGCCGCCGGGGCGCCGGGCGGGGAACGAGGGCCCGTGGTGCTCGACATGTCGCCCGCCGTGGTCGCGCGCGGCAAGATCAGGCGCGCCGCACGGCGGGGCGAGGAGATCCCGCTGGGCTATGCCCTGGACGCCGACGGCGTGGGAACCACCGATCCGCTGCGCGCCCTTGAGGGGGTGGTCCTTCCCGTCGGCGGGCCCAAGGGCTCGGGGCTCTCGCTGCTCATGGACATCTTCGGCGGGGTGCTCTCCGGCGCCGCCTTCGCCGGCGATGTCGGCGACCAGTACAAGGACTTCGACCGCCCGCAGAACGTCGGGCACCTCTTTCTCGCGCTGCGCCCCCAGCTCTTCCTGCCGCTCGCCGAGTACCGGAAGCGGATGGACCTGCTGGCCGACCGGGTGCGGTCCACGCCCCGCGCCGAAGGGGTGGACGCCATCACGCTGCCGGGGGAGGTGGAGGCGGGACGCGCCGCCCACCGCGCGCGCCACGGCATCCCCTACGCGCCGGGCGACCTCGCCCCGCTGCGCGCCGAGGCCGAGGAGGCGGGCGTCGACTGGCTGCCGACCGGCGGGGCACCGCTGAGTCGCTGA
- a CDS encoding thiamine pyrophosphate-binding protein — MDIAQRVARTVAQLGVTRAYGLPGEDHMALLDALAGAGITYQTAYNESSAVIMAATDAQLTGRPGLVVLSLAPGVSNGMNGILHAHLEGLPVLVLAGQHPAAKLPFVVRQGFDTEQMVRPAAKWTTSVPAGADPAELVCKAVDIALDARPGPVYLELPDEVAVAPAPVSERGDNATALLAAELDEASRRRPVLTPAAATTDELARRLAAAEHPALIVGGRGAPVSSEVLARFSETCRVPVFTTTGQKGALDGRSAYFAGTLLNGNLEARLLERADLILTVDFEAYDIYNKPWRYTAPTVSISRRPLLEWFQPFDLRVVADPDACLTALTERVGGGGPSRFTPKDVTAYRDDLRATLLDTAPEGLSVARAVDAVLRGCDQETVVLADAGFSKPLLALLSDTHARGRFLASSALSTMGFAIPAGIAAAHASGERVVAFMGDGSLLMRATEVAAAHSAPVPPVFVAVVDRSLSQIEIKQSRRGLRTVGVGLPEISCRALGEALGIRGRDAHSVEEIEAAMASAWDASTPLLLGVHVEPSTSQPIYDLLRG; from the coding sequence ATGGACATCGCACAACGGGTGGCGCGCACGGTGGCACAGCTGGGGGTCACCCGCGCCTACGGACTGCCGGGCGAGGACCATATGGCGCTGCTGGACGCCCTCGCCGGCGCCGGCATCACCTACCAGACCGCGTACAACGAGTCGTCGGCGGTGATCATGGCCGCGACGGACGCCCAGTTGACCGGACGCCCGGGGCTCGTCGTCCTGTCGCTGGCGCCCGGCGTGAGCAACGGGATGAACGGAATCCTGCACGCCCATCTGGAGGGCCTGCCGGTGCTCGTGCTGGCCGGGCAACACCCGGCCGCCAAGCTCCCGTTCGTCGTACGGCAGGGGTTCGACACCGAGCAGATGGTGCGGCCCGCCGCCAAGTGGACCACCAGCGTCCCCGCTGGCGCGGACCCGGCCGAGCTGGTGTGCAAGGCCGTCGACATCGCCCTCGACGCGCGCCCGGGGCCCGTCTACCTCGAACTGCCCGACGAGGTGGCCGTCGCGCCAGCGCCCGTGTCGGAACGGGGCGACAACGCCACGGCCCTGCTCGCCGCCGAGTTGGACGAGGCGAGCCGGCGCCGCCCGGTGCTGACCCCGGCCGCCGCCACCACGGACGAACTGGCCAGGCGCCTCGCGGCGGCCGAACACCCCGCGCTGATCGTGGGCGGACGAGGCGCCCCCGTCTCGTCGGAGGTGCTGGCGCGCTTCAGCGAGACCTGCCGGGTCCCGGTGTTCACCACCACGGGGCAGAAGGGCGCGCTGGACGGCCGGAGCGCCTACTTCGCCGGCACCCTGCTCAACGGGAACCTGGAGGCCCGGCTCCTGGAGCGCGCCGACCTGATCCTCACCGTGGACTTCGAGGCGTACGACATCTACAACAAGCCCTGGCGCTACACCGCTCCCACCGTCTCGATCTCCCGGCGGCCCCTGCTGGAGTGGTTCCAGCCCTTCGACCTCCGCGTGGTGGCCGACCCCGACGCCTGCCTCACGGCGCTGACCGAACGGGTGGGCGGCGGCGGTCCTTCCCGCTTCACCCCGAAGGACGTCACCGCCTACCGCGACGACCTCCGCGCGACGCTGCTCGACACCGCCCCCGAAGGGCTCTCGGTGGCCCGCGCCGTTGACGCGGTGCTGCGCGGCTGCGACCAGGAGACGGTGGTGCTGGCGGACGCCGGCTTCAGCAAGCCGCTGCTGGCGCTGCTCAGCGACACCCACGCCCGGGGCCGCTTCCTCGCCTCCAGCGCGCTGTCCACGATGGGCTTCGCCATCCCGGCCGGCATCGCCGCCGCCCACGCCTCGGGCGAGCGCGTGGTCGCCTTCATGGGGGACGGATCGCTGCTGATGAGGGCCACCGAGGTGGCGGCGGCCCACAGCGCCCCCGTCCCGCCGGTGTTTGTCGCCGTCGTCGACCGCTCGCTCTCCCAGATCGAGATCAAGCAGTCCAGGCGAGGGCTGCGCACCGTCGGGGTCGGACTGCCGGAGATCTCCTGCCGCGCCCTGGGCGAGGCGCTGGGCATCCGAGGGCGGGACGCGCACTCGGTCGAGGAGATCGAGGCGGCCATGGCATCGGCCTGGGACGCGTCAACTCCCCTGCTGCTCGGGGTCCATGTGGAGCCATCGACCTCCCAGCCGATCTACGACCTGCTGCGGGGCTGA
- a CDS encoding aldehyde dehydrogenase family protein: MRSICNVHLDAREVWEIPDPLPAYIDGRWDEPGSAAHTFETQDPARLTTLAVVAEADAETVARAVDSAQVAYRGVWARTTPRDRGRVLLAMAGILRRHAPDLARLESLDTGKPLSQARADVETSARYLEYYAGLADKIRGHTLPQPAGGFAYTVREPFGVIAHITPWNSPLSQMCRGVAPSLAAGNTVVVKPSEVTPLTSTLVAGLFVEAGLPTGVCNVVPGRGRTTGKALATHPGISKIVFTGSVATGSAILRMAADAIVPCNLELGGKSPTIVLPDADLEAAALAGARAVVRNAGQSCFATTRLLVHRRVHRRFTELVASHVSRLTVGHGLDDPDLGPLASAEQAAKVREFVDGALGDGARDVAGGVQLPDLPGHFQAPVVLDGVTNDMRVAREEVFGPVQSILTFDTEEEALAIANDSDYGLAAGVFTRDISAAHRLAAGLLAGQVQINAYPAGGVDTPFGGYRRSGMGREKGVEALAEYTQLKTVILAIEPEASVNSDNGEQEQP, from the coding sequence ATGCGAAGTATATGCAATGTCCACCTGGATGCACGAGAAGTCTGGGAGATCCCCGATCCGCTCCCCGCCTATATCGACGGGCGTTGGGACGAACCCGGCTCCGCCGCCCACACCTTCGAGACCCAGGATCCGGCGCGCCTCACGACCCTCGCCGTGGTCGCCGAGGCCGACGCGGAGACGGTGGCCCGCGCCGTCGACTCGGCGCAGGTCGCGTACCGGGGGGTCTGGGCGAGGACGACGCCCAGGGACCGGGGCCGGGTGCTCTTGGCCATGGCCGGCATCCTCCGCCGACACGCCCCTGACCTGGCCCGACTTGAGTCCCTCGACACGGGAAAGCCGCTCTCGCAGGCGCGCGCCGACGTGGAGACCTCGGCGCGGTACCTGGAGTACTACGCGGGTCTGGCCGACAAGATCCGGGGCCACACGCTGCCGCAGCCGGCCGGCGGGTTCGCCTACACGGTGCGCGAACCCTTCGGGGTGATCGCGCACATCACCCCCTGGAACTCCCCGCTGAGCCAGATGTGCCGGGGCGTGGCCCCCTCGCTGGCGGCGGGGAACACGGTGGTGGTCAAGCCGTCCGAGGTGACCCCGCTGACCTCGACGCTGGTGGCCGGGCTCTTCGTCGAGGCCGGACTGCCCACCGGCGTATGCAATGTGGTTCCGGGCCGGGGCCGGACCACGGGGAAGGCGCTCGCCACCCATCCGGGGATCAGCAAGATCGTGTTCACCGGCTCCGTCGCCACGGGAAGCGCGATCCTGCGGATGGCGGCGGACGCGATCGTGCCGTGCAACCTGGAGTTGGGCGGCAAGTCGCCGACGATCGTCCTCCCCGACGCCGATCTCGAAGCCGCCGCGCTCGCCGGCGCCAGGGCGGTGGTGCGCAACGCGGGCCAGTCCTGCTTCGCCACCACGCGCCTGCTGGTGCACCGCCGGGTCCATCGGCGGTTCACCGAGCTCGTCGCCTCCCATGTCTCCCGCCTCACGGTCGGCCACGGCCTGGACGACCCGGACCTGGGCCCGCTGGCCTCGGCCGAACAGGCGGCGAAGGTGCGGGAGTTCGTCGACGGCGCGCTCGGGGACGGGGCGAGAGACGTCGCCGGCGGCGTCCAACTGCCCGATCTGCCAGGCCACTTCCAGGCGCCCGTGGTGCTCGACGGAGTCACCAACGACATGCGGGTGGCCAGGGAGGAGGTGTTCGGCCCGGTGCAGTCGATCCTCACCTTCGACACCGAGGAGGAGGCCCTCGCCATCGCCAACGACTCCGACTACGGCCTGGCCGCCGGCGTGTTCACCAGGGACATCTCCGCGGCGCACCGCCTCGCCGCGGGGCTGCTCGCCGGACAGGTCCAGATCAACGCCTATCCGGCCGGCGGCGTGGACACCCCCTTCGGCGGCTACCGCAGAAGCGGCATGGGCCGGGAGAAGGGGGTGGAGGCCCTGGCCGAGTACACGCAGTTGAAGACCGTGATCCTGGCGATCGAGCCCGAGGCATCCGTGAACAGCGACAACGGCGAACAGGAGCAGCCATGA
- a CDS encoding acyl-CoA dehydrogenase family protein codes for MTDTTASPAQRRALYELDDELTELRALARDIAQREFRDLALDWERNGEFPWRNIALLAETGLLGVALPERYGGGGGSWLHAAVVLEELGASCYTTAMAALGELGVQTQAILHYGSEEMRERYLPGVAAGRVICAICMTEPDSGSDLSAMTTTVREDGDSLVLNGRKTLISRADVAQVFVVFTRFADDAGRRSIGAVLVDRDTPGLQVAERFSTLGGEGLYGVVFDECRVPAGNLLVREDGFRKMLHAFNGQRCLNAAISVGIARGANDAALEHARSRVAGGQLLGSHQGIRWILADNAIQIEAARLLVHRAAAQASDGFPRRYESAVAKTFANEMALKVTDNTLQLFGGHGWIDEVPAERYLRWARYGPLGGGTPHIQRNGIARHLLGEL; via the coding sequence ATGACGGACACCACGGCCTCCCCGGCCCAGCGCCGGGCACTGTACGAACTCGACGACGAGCTGACTGAACTGCGCGCCCTGGCCAGGGACATCGCCCAGCGCGAGTTCCGGGACCTGGCCCTGGACTGGGAGCGGAACGGGGAGTTCCCCTGGCGCAACATCGCCCTGCTCGCCGAGACGGGCCTGTTGGGCGTGGCACTGCCCGAGCGGTACGGGGGTGGTGGCGGCTCCTGGCTGCACGCCGCCGTCGTCCTGGAGGAGCTGGGCGCCTCCTGTTACACGACGGCCATGGCCGCGCTCGGCGAACTCGGCGTGCAGACCCAGGCGATCCTGCACTACGGCTCCGAGGAGATGCGCGAGAGGTATCTGCCGGGCGTGGCGGCCGGGCGCGTCATCTGCGCCATCTGCATGACGGAGCCCGACTCGGGCAGCGACCTCTCCGCGATGACGACCACCGTCAGGGAGGACGGGGACTCCCTGGTGCTCAACGGGCGCAAGACGCTGATCAGCCGCGCCGACGTGGCTCAGGTCTTCGTCGTCTTCACGCGGTTCGCCGACGACGCCGGCCGCCGGTCGATCGGCGCCGTGCTGGTCGACCGCGACACCCCCGGGCTTCAGGTGGCCGAGCGCTTCTCCACCCTCGGCGGCGAGGGGCTCTACGGCGTGGTCTTCGACGAGTGCCGGGTGCCGGCCGGGAACCTCCTGGTCCGCGAGGACGGCTTCCGGAAGATGCTGCACGCCTTCAACGGGCAGCGCTGTCTGAACGCCGCCATCAGCGTCGGCATCGCCAGGGGCGCCAACGACGCGGCGCTCGAACACGCGCGCAGCCGGGTCGCCGGCGGCCAACTCCTCGGCTCCCACCAGGGCATCCGGTGGATCCTCGCCGACAACGCGATCCAGATCGAGGCGGCCAGGCTCCTGGTGCACCGCGCCGCCGCCCAGGCGAGCGACGGATTCCCCCGGCGCTACGAGTCCGCCGTCGCCAAGACGTTCGCCAACGAGATGGCGCTCAAGGTCACGGACAACACCCTGCAACTCTTCGGCGGGCACGGCTGGATCGACGAGGTGCCGGCCGAACGCTATCTCCGCTGGGCCCGCTACGGCCCGTTGGGCGGCGGCACCCCCCACATCCAGCGCAACGGCATCGCGCGCCATCTCCTGGGGGAGCTGTGA
- a CDS encoding ATP-grasp domain-containing protein, producing the protein MTQLLEHEGKALLAGVGGVTIPRGAVADSPALARAVAAGLGARVVVKAQVPTGGRGKRGGVRIVPQQGVGDCAEALLNLSIGGFRAATVLVEETVAAAEELYLAVTLSPGDRSAVLLLSASGGVEVEGDPAAVAKVPIPALLGLRDFHVRQAASDAGVDIGAVPGLLPAAHAVHRLFHEVEADLVEINPLFLTADHALVAGDVRVVPTEGGAYRRAHPPSAVTPFERAGELGFDLVELDPDGDVGLLSTGAGASMLVADLLTESGVRPVNFCDLRSGRTAGAAERLGHVLDHLGERPGVRCLAINFFAGVTDLDAFGAVLVESLARWPSHVPIVARIDGPGAESARERLRAAGVVVVESLDSLVDEVGRVVRGRGAAR; encoded by the coding sequence GTGACCCAGCTGCTGGAGCACGAGGGAAAGGCCCTGCTGGCCGGCGTTGGCGGGGTGACGATCCCCCGGGGAGCGGTGGCGGACAGCCCGGCGCTGGCGCGCGCCGTGGCCGCCGGGCTCGGCGCGCGGGTCGTCGTCAAGGCGCAGGTGCCGACGGGCGGGCGTGGCAAGCGGGGCGGCGTGCGGATCGTGCCCCAACAGGGCGTGGGCGACTGCGCCGAGGCGCTGCTGAACCTGTCGATCGGCGGCTTCCGGGCGGCCACGGTCCTGGTCGAGGAGACGGTGGCGGCGGCGGAAGAGCTCTATCTCGCGGTCACGCTCTCGCCCGGGGACCGCTCGGCCGTCCTGTTGCTCTCCGCCTCGGGCGGCGTGGAGGTGGAGGGCGACCCGGCCGCGGTGGCGAAGGTGCCGATCCCGGCGCTGCTGGGGCTGCGCGACTTCCATGTGCGGCAGGCGGCGTCCGACGCGGGCGTCGACATCGGCGCCGTTCCGGGGCTGCTCCCCGCCGCGCACGCCGTGCACCGGCTGTTCCACGAGGTGGAGGCCGATCTGGTGGAGATCAACCCGCTGTTCCTGACGGCCGACCACGCGCTGGTCGCCGGCGATGTGCGGGTCGTTCCCACGGAGGGCGGCGCGTACCGCAGGGCGCACCCGCCTTCGGCGGTCACGCCCTTCGAGCGGGCCGGGGAGCTGGGGTTCGACCTGGTCGAGCTGGATCCGGACGGCGACGTCGGGCTGTTGAGCACGGGGGCCGGTGCCTCCATGCTCGTGGCCGACCTGCTCACCGAGTCGGGTGTCCGGCCGGTCAACTTCTGCGATCTGCGCTCGGGCCGCACGGCGGGCGCCGCGGAACGGCTGGGCCATGTCCTCGACCACCTCGGCGAACGTCCCGGGGTGCGCTGTCTCGCGATCAACTTCTTTGCCGGGGTGACCGATCTCGACGCCTTCGGCGCGGTTCTCGTCGAGTCCCTGGCGCGGTGGCCGTCCCATGTCCCGATCGTGGCCAGGATCGACGGCCCCGGCGCCGAGTCGGCGCGGGAGAGGCTGCGCGCCGCTGGTGTCGTCGTGGTCGAGAGCCTCGACTCCCTTGTCGACGAGGTCGGCCGGGTCGTGCGCG